The following coding sequences are from one Macaca mulatta isolate MMU2019108-1 chromosome 7, T2T-MMU8v2.0, whole genome shotgun sequence window:
- the MAN2C1 gene encoding alpha-mannosidase 2C1 isoform X6, with translation MAAAPALKHWRTTVERVEKFVSPLYFTDCNLRGRLFGASCPVAALSSFLTPDRLPYQEAVQRDFRPAQVGCSFGPTWWTCWFRVELTIPEAWVGQEVHLCWESDGEGLVWRDGEPVQGLTKEGKKTSYVLTDRLGERDPRSLTLYVEVACNGLLGAGKGSIIAAPDPEKMFQLSRAELAVFHRDVHMLLVDLELLLGIAKGLGKDNQRSFQALYTANQMVNVCDPAQPETFPVAQALASRFFGQRGGESQHTIHATGHCHIDTAWLWPFKETMRKCARSWVTALQLMERNPEFIFACSQLPSTCPQAQQLEWVKNRYPGLHSRLQEFARRGQFVPVGGTWVEMDGNLPSGEAMVRQFLQGQNFFLQEFGKMCSEQFWLPDTFGYSAQLPQIMHGCGIRRFLTQKLSWNLVNSFPHHTFFWEGLDGSRVLVHFPPGDSYGMQGSVEEVLKTVANNRDKGRANHSAFLFGFGDGGGGPTQTMLDRLKRLSNTDGLPRVQLSSPRQLFSALESDSGQLCTWVGELFLELHNGTYTTHAQIKKGNRECERILHDVELLSSLALARSAQFLYPAAQLQHLWRLLLLNQFHDVVTGSCIQIVAEEAMCHYEDIRSHGNTLLSTAAAALCAGEPGPEGLLIVNTLPWKRTEVMALPKPGGAHSLALVTVPSMGYAPVPPPTSLQPLLPQQPVFVLQETDGSVTLDNGIIRVKLDPTGRLTSLVLVASGREAIAEGAVGNQFVLFDDVPLYWDAWDVMDYHLETRKPVLGQAGTLAVGTEGGLRGSAWFLLQISPNSRLSQEVVLDVGCPYVRFHTEVHWHEAHKFLKVEFPARVRSSQATYEIQFGHLQRPTHYNTSWDWARFEVWAHRWMDLSEHGFGLALLNDCKYGASVQGSVLSLSLLRAPKAPDATADMGRHEFTYALMPHKGSFQDAGVIQAAYSLNFPLLALPAPSPAPATSWSAFSLSSPAVVLETVKQAESSPQRRSLVLRLYEAHGSHVDCWLHLSLPVQEAILCDLLERPDPAGHLPLRDSRLKLTFSPFQVLSLLLVLQPPPH, from the exons ATGGCGGCTGCGCCGGCCCTGAAGCACTGGCGCACCACAGTGGAACGGGTGGAGAAGTTCGTGTCGCCACTCTACTTTACCGACTGTAACCTCCGCGGCAG GCTTTTTGGGGCCAGCTGCCCTGTGGCTGCGCTCTCCAGCTTCCTGACGCCAGATAGGCTTCCCTACCAGGAGGCAGTCCAGCGGGACTTCCGCCCAGCACAGGTCGGCTGCAGCTTCGGACCCAC ATGGTGGACCTGCTGGTTCCGGGTGGAACTGACCATCCCAGAGGCATGGGTAGGCCAGGAAGTTCACCTTTGCTGGGAAAGTGATGGAGAAGGTCTGGTGTGGCGTGATGGGGAACCTGTCCAG GGTTTAACCAAAGAGGGTAAGAAGACCAGCTATGTCCTGACTGACAGGCTGGGGGAAAGAGACCCCCGAAG CCTCACCCTCTATGTGGAAGTAGCCTGCAATGGGCTCCTGGGGGCCGGGAAGGGAAGCATCATTGCAGCCCCTGATCCTGAGAAGATGTTCCAGCTGAGCCGGGCTGAGCTGGCTGTGTTCCACCGAGATGTCCACATGCTCCTGGTGGATCTGGAGCTGCTGCTGGGCATAGCCAAG GGCCTCGGGAAGGACAACCAGCGCAGCTTTCAGGCCCTGTACACAGCCAACCAGATGGTGAACGTCTGTGACCCTGCCCAGCCCGAGACCTTCCCAGTGGCCCAGGCCCTGGCCTCCAGGTTCTTTGGCCAACGTGGAGGTGAAAGCCAACACACCATTCATGCCACAGGGCACTGCCACATTGATACAG CCTGGCTTTGGCCCTTCAAAGAGACCATGAGGAAATGTGCCCGGAGCTGGGTGACCGCCCTGCAGCTCATGGAGCGAAACCCTGAGTTCATCTTTGCCTGCTCCCAG CTCCCCTCAACCTGCCCACAGGCGCAGCAGCTGGAGTGGGTGAAGAACCGCTACCCTGGCCTGCACTCCCGCCTCCAGGAGTTTGCGCGCCGTGGGCAGTTTGTGCCTGTGGGGGGCACCTGGGTGGAGATG GATGGGAACCTGCCCAGTGGAGAGGCCATGGTGAGGCAGTTTTTGCAGGGCCAGAACTTCTTTCTGCAGGAGTTTGGGAAGATGTGCTCCGAG CAGTTCTGGCTGCCGGACACCTTTGGCTACTCAGCACAGCTTCCCCAGATCATGCACGGCTGTGGCATCAGGCGCTTTCTCACCCAGAAATTGAGCTGGAATTTGGTGAATTCCTTCCCA CACCATACTTTTTTCTGGGAGGGGCTGGATGGCTCCCGCGTACTGGTCCACTTCCCACCTGGCGACTCCTATGGGATGCAGGGCAGCGTGGAGGAG GTGCTGAAGACTGTGGCCAACAACCGGGACAAGGGGCGGGCCAACCACAGTGCCTTCCTCTTTGGCtttggggatgggggtggtggtCCCACCCAGACCATGCTGGACCGCCTGAAGCGCCTGAGCAATACGGATGGGCTGCCCAG GGTGCAGCTATCTTCTCCAAGGCAGCTCTTCTCGGCACTGGAGAGTGACTCGGGGCAGCTGTGCACATGGGTTGGGGAGCTCTTCTTGGAGCTGCACAATGGCACATACACCACCCATGCCCAG ATCAAGAAGGGGAACCGAGAATGTGAGCGAATCCTGCACGATGTGGAGCTGCTCAGTAGCCTGGCCCTGGCCCGCAGTGCCCAGTTCCTATACCCAGCAGCCCAGCTGCAGCACCTCTGGAG GCTCCTGCTTCTGAACCAGTTCCATGATGTGGTGACTGGAAGCTGCATCCAGATAGTTGCAGAGGAAGCCATGTGCCACTACGAAG ACATCCGTTCCCATGGCAATACACTGCTCAGCACCGCAGCCGCAGCCCTGTGTGCTGGGGAGCCAGGTCCCGAGGGCCTCCTCATCGTCAACACGCTGCCCTGGAAGCGGACCGAAGTGATGGCCCTGCCCAAGCCGGGTGGGGCCCACAGCCTAG CCCTGGTGACGGTGCCCAGCATGGGCTATGCTCCTGTTCCTCCCCccacctcactgcagcccctgctgcCCCAGCAGCCTGTGTTCGTACTGCAAGAG ACTGATGGCTCCGTGACTCTGGACAATGGCATCATCCGAGTGAAGCTGGACCCGACTGGCCGCCTGACATCCTTGGTCCTGGTGGCCTCTGGCAG GGAGGCCATTGCTGAGGGTGCCGTGGGGAACCAGTTTGTGCTGTTTGATGATGTCCCCTTGTACTGGGATGCATGGGACGTCATGGACTACCACCTGGAGACACG GAAGCCTGTGCTGGGCCAGGCAGGGACCCTGGCAGTGGGCACCGAGGGTGGCCTGCGGGGCAGCGCCTGGTTCTTGCTGCAGATTAGCCCCAACAGTCGACTTAGCCAGGAGGTCGTGCTGGATGTTGGCTGCCCCTATGTCCGCTTCCACACCGAG GTACACTGGCATGAGGCCCACAAGTTCCTGAAGGTGGAGTTCCCTGCTCGCGTGCGGAGTTCCCAGGCTACCTATGAGATCCAGTTTGGGCACCTGCAGCGACCTACCCACTACAATACTTCTTGGGACTGGGCTCGATTTGAG GTGTGGGCCCACCGCTGGATGGATCTGTCAGAACACGGCTTTGGACTGGCCCTGCTCAACGACTGCAAGTATGGCGCATCAGTGCAAGGCAGCGTCCTCAGCCTCTCGCT CTTGCGGGCGCCTAAAGCCCCGGACGCTACTGCTGACATGGGGCGCCACGAGTTCACCTATGCGCTGATGCCCCACAAGG GCTCTTTCCAGGATGCTGGCGTTATCCAAGCTGCTTACAGCCTAAACTTCCCCCTATTGGCTctgccagcccccagcccagcgCCCGCCACCTCCTGGAGTGCCTTTTCCCTGTCTTCACCCGCGGTCGTACTGGAGACTGTCAAGCAG GCGGAGAGCAGCCCCCAGCGCCGCTCGCTGGTCCTGAGGCTGTATGAAGCCCATGGCAGCCACGTGGACTGCTGGCTGCACTTGTCGCTGCCGGTTCAGGAGGCCATCCT CTGCGACCTCTTGGAGCGACCAGACCCTGCTGGCCACTTGCCCCTTCGGGACAGCCGCCTGAAGCTCACCTTTTCTCCCTTCCAAGTGCTGTCCCTGTtgctcgtgcttcagcctccacCACACTGA
- the MAN2C1 gene encoding alpha-mannosidase 2C1 isoform X4, with protein MAAAPALKHWRTTVERVEKFVSPLYFTDCNLRGRLFGASCPVAALSSFLTPDRLPYQEAVQRDFRPAQVGCSFGPTWWTCWFRVELTIPEAWVGQEVHLCWESDGEGLVWRDGEPVQGLTKEGKKTSYVLTDRLGERDPRSLTLYVEVACNGLLGAGKGSIIAAPDPEKMFQLSRAELAVFHRDVHMLLVDLELLLGIAKGLGKDNQRSFQALYTANQMVNVCDPAQPETFPVAQALASRFFGQRGGESQHTIHATGHCHIDTAWLWPFKETMRKCARSWVTALQLMERNPEFIFACSQAQQLEWVKNRYPGLHSRLQEFARRGQFVPVGGTWVEMDGNLPSGEAMVRQFLQGQNFFLQEFGKMCSEFWLPDTFGYSAQLPQIMHGCGIRRFLTQKLSWNLVNSFPHHTFFWEGLDGSRVLVHFPPGDSYGMQGSVEEVLKTVANNRDKGRANHSAFLFGFGDGGGGPTQTMLDRLKRLSNTDGLPRVQLSSPRQLFSALESDSGQLCTWVGELFLELHNGTYTTHAQIKKGNRECERILHDVELLSSLALARSAQFLYPAAQLQHLWRLLLLNQFHDVVTGSCIQIVAEEAMCHYEDIRSHGNTLLSTAAAALCAGEPGPEGLLIVNTLPWKRTEVMALPKPGGAHSLGLTPSPGDGAQHGLCSCSSPHLTAAPAAPAACVRTARGLLVWEAPTDSASRPPPTKTDGSVTLDNGIIRVKLDPTGRLTSLVLVASGREAIAEGAVGNQFVLFDDVPLYWDAWDVMDYHLETRKPVLGQAGTLAVGTEGGLRGSAWFLLQISPNSRLSQEVVLDVGCPYVRFHTEVHWHEAHKFLKVEFPARVRSSQATYEIQFGHLQRPTHYNTSWDWARFEVWAHRWMDLSEHGFGLALLNDCKYGASVQGSVLSLSLLRAPKAPDATADMGRHEFTYALMPHKGSFQDAGVIQAAYSLNFPLLALPAPSPAPATSWSAFSLSSPAVVLETVKQAESSPQRRSLVLRLYEAHGSHVDCWLHLSLPVQEAILCDLLERPDPAGHLPLRDSRLKLTFSPFQVLSLLLVLQPPPH; from the exons ATGGCGGCTGCGCCGGCCCTGAAGCACTGGCGCACCACAGTGGAACGGGTGGAGAAGTTCGTGTCGCCACTCTACTTTACCGACTGTAACCTCCGCGGCAG GCTTTTTGGGGCCAGCTGCCCTGTGGCTGCGCTCTCCAGCTTCCTGACGCCAGATAGGCTTCCCTACCAGGAGGCAGTCCAGCGGGACTTCCGCCCAGCACAGGTCGGCTGCAGCTTCGGACCCAC ATGGTGGACCTGCTGGTTCCGGGTGGAACTGACCATCCCAGAGGCATGGGTAGGCCAGGAAGTTCACCTTTGCTGGGAAAGTGATGGAGAAGGTCTGGTGTGGCGTGATGGGGAACCTGTCCAG GGTTTAACCAAAGAGGGTAAGAAGACCAGCTATGTCCTGACTGACAGGCTGGGGGAAAGAGACCCCCGAAG CCTCACCCTCTATGTGGAAGTAGCCTGCAATGGGCTCCTGGGGGCCGGGAAGGGAAGCATCATTGCAGCCCCTGATCCTGAGAAGATGTTCCAGCTGAGCCGGGCTGAGCTGGCTGTGTTCCACCGAGATGTCCACATGCTCCTGGTGGATCTGGAGCTGCTGCTGGGCATAGCCAAG GGCCTCGGGAAGGACAACCAGCGCAGCTTTCAGGCCCTGTACACAGCCAACCAGATGGTGAACGTCTGTGACCCTGCCCAGCCCGAGACCTTCCCAGTGGCCCAGGCCCTGGCCTCCAGGTTCTTTGGCCAACGTGGAGGTGAAAGCCAACACACCATTCATGCCACAGGGCACTGCCACATTGATACAG CCTGGCTTTGGCCCTTCAAAGAGACCATGAGGAAATGTGCCCGGAGCTGGGTGACCGCCCTGCAGCTCATGGAGCGAAACCCTGAGTTCATCTTTGCCTGCTCCCAG GCGCAGCAGCTGGAGTGGGTGAAGAACCGCTACCCTGGCCTGCACTCCCGCCTCCAGGAGTTTGCGCGCCGTGGGCAGTTTGTGCCTGTGGGGGGCACCTGGGTGGAGATG GATGGGAACCTGCCCAGTGGAGAGGCCATGGTGAGGCAGTTTTTGCAGGGCCAGAACTTCTTTCTGCAGGAGTTTGGGAAGATGTGCTCCGAG TTCTGGCTGCCGGACACCTTTGGCTACTCAGCACAGCTTCCCCAGATCATGCACGGCTGTGGCATCAGGCGCTTTCTCACCCAGAAATTGAGCTGGAATTTGGTGAATTCCTTCCCA CACCATACTTTTTTCTGGGAGGGGCTGGATGGCTCCCGCGTACTGGTCCACTTCCCACCTGGCGACTCCTATGGGATGCAGGGCAGCGTGGAGGAG GTGCTGAAGACTGTGGCCAACAACCGGGACAAGGGGCGGGCCAACCACAGTGCCTTCCTCTTTGGCtttggggatgggggtggtggtCCCACCCAGACCATGCTGGACCGCCTGAAGCGCCTGAGCAATACGGATGGGCTGCCCAG GGTGCAGCTATCTTCTCCAAGGCAGCTCTTCTCGGCACTGGAGAGTGACTCGGGGCAGCTGTGCACATGGGTTGGGGAGCTCTTCTTGGAGCTGCACAATGGCACATACACCACCCATGCCCAG ATCAAGAAGGGGAACCGAGAATGTGAGCGAATCCTGCACGATGTGGAGCTGCTCAGTAGCCTGGCCCTGGCCCGCAGTGCCCAGTTCCTATACCCAGCAGCCCAGCTGCAGCACCTCTGGAG GCTCCTGCTTCTGAACCAGTTCCATGATGTGGTGACTGGAAGCTGCATCCAGATAGTTGCAGAGGAAGCCATGTGCCACTACGAAG ACATCCGTTCCCATGGCAATACACTGCTCAGCACCGCAGCCGCAGCCCTGTGTGCTGGGGAGCCAGGTCCCGAGGGCCTCCTCATCGTCAACACGCTGCCCTGGAAGCGGACCGAAGTGATGGCCCTGCCCAAGCCGGGTGGGGCCCACAGCCTAG GCCTCACCCCCAGCCCTGGTGACGGTGCCCAGCATGGGCTATGCTCCTGTTCCTCCCCccacctcactgcagcccctgctgcCCCAGCAGCCTGTGTTCGTACTGCAAGAG gactTTTGGTGTGGGAAGCCCCTACAGACTCAGCCTCAAGGCCTCCTCCCACAAAGACTGATGGCTCCGTGACTCTGGACAATGGCATCATCCGAGTGAAGCTGGACCCGACTGGCCGCCTGACATCCTTGGTCCTGGTGGCCTCTGGCAG GGAGGCCATTGCTGAGGGTGCCGTGGGGAACCAGTTTGTGCTGTTTGATGATGTCCCCTTGTACTGGGATGCATGGGACGTCATGGACTACCACCTGGAGACACG GAAGCCTGTGCTGGGCCAGGCAGGGACCCTGGCAGTGGGCACCGAGGGTGGCCTGCGGGGCAGCGCCTGGTTCTTGCTGCAGATTAGCCCCAACAGTCGACTTAGCCAGGAGGTCGTGCTGGATGTTGGCTGCCCCTATGTCCGCTTCCACACCGAG GTACACTGGCATGAGGCCCACAAGTTCCTGAAGGTGGAGTTCCCTGCTCGCGTGCGGAGTTCCCAGGCTACCTATGAGATCCAGTTTGGGCACCTGCAGCGACCTACCCACTACAATACTTCTTGGGACTGGGCTCGATTTGAG GTGTGGGCCCACCGCTGGATGGATCTGTCAGAACACGGCTTTGGACTGGCCCTGCTCAACGACTGCAAGTATGGCGCATCAGTGCAAGGCAGCGTCCTCAGCCTCTCGCT CTTGCGGGCGCCTAAAGCCCCGGACGCTACTGCTGACATGGGGCGCCACGAGTTCACCTATGCGCTGATGCCCCACAAGG GCTCTTTCCAGGATGCTGGCGTTATCCAAGCTGCTTACAGCCTAAACTTCCCCCTATTGGCTctgccagcccccagcccagcgCCCGCCACCTCCTGGAGTGCCTTTTCCCTGTCTTCACCCGCGGTCGTACTGGAGACTGTCAAGCAG GCGGAGAGCAGCCCCCAGCGCCGCTCGCTGGTCCTGAGGCTGTATGAAGCCCATGGCAGCCACGTGGACTGCTGGCTGCACTTGTCGCTGCCGGTTCAGGAGGCCATCCT CTGCGACCTCTTGGAGCGACCAGACCCTGCTGGCCACTTGCCCCTTCGGGACAGCCGCCTGAAGCTCACCTTTTCTCCCTTCCAAGTGCTGTCCCTGTtgctcgtgcttcagcctccacCACACTGA
- the MAN2C1 gene encoding alpha-mannosidase 2C1 isoform X1, translated as MAAAPALKHWRTTVERVEKFVSPLYFTDCNLRGRLFGASCPVAALSSFLTPDRLPYQEAVQRDFRPAQVGCSFGPTWWTCWFRVELTIPEAWVGQEVHLCWESDGEGLVWRDGEPVQGLTKEGKKTSYVLTDRLGERDPRSLTLYVEVACNGLLGAGKGSIIAAPDPEKMFQLSRAELAVFHRDVHMLLVDLELLLGIAKGLGKDNQRSFQALYTANQMVNVCDPAQPETFPVAQALASRFFGQRGGESQHTIHATGHCHIDTAWLWPFKETMRKCARSWVTALQLMERNPEFIFACSQAQQLEWVKNRYPGLHSRLQEFARRGQFVPVGGTWVEMDGNLPSGEAMVRQFLQGQNFFLQEFGKMCSEFWLPDTFGYSAQLPQIMHGCGIRRFLTQKLSWNLVNSFPHHTFFWEGLDGSRVLVHFPPGDSYGMQGSVEEVLKTVANNRDKGRANHSAFLFGFGDGGGGPTQTMLDRLKRLSNTDGLPRVQLSSPRQLFSALESDSGQLCTWVGELFLELHNGTYTTHAQIKKGNRECERILHDVELLSSLALARSAQFLYPAAQLQHLWRLLLLNQFHDVVTGSCIQIVAEEAMCHYEDIRSHGNTLLSTAAAALCAGEPGPEGLLIVNTLPWKRTEVMALPKPGGAHSLGLTPSPGDGAQHGLCSCSSPHLTAAPAAPAACVRTARGLLVWEAPTDSASRPPPTKTDGSVTLDNGIIRVKLDPTGRLTSLVLVASGRCQLLTALSQCLARRPQPVSSVPWPQHCPQQPTTSIPCPSREAIAEGAVGNQFVLFDDVPLYWDAWDVMDYHLETRKPVLGQAGTLAVGTEGGLRGSAWFLLQISPNSRLSQEVVLDVGCPYVRFHTEVHWHEAHKFLKVEFPARVRSSQATYEIQFGHLQRPTHYNTSWDWARFEVWAHRWMDLSEHGFGLALLNDCKYGASVQGSVLSLSLLRAPKAPDATADMGRHEFTYALMPHKGSFQDAGVIQAAYSLNFPLLALPAPSPAPATSWSAFSLSSPAVVLETVKQAESSPQRRSLVLRLYEAHGSHVDCWLHLSLPVQEAILCDLLERPDPAGHLPLRDSRLKLTFSPFQVLSLLLVLQPPPH; from the exons ATGGCGGCTGCGCCGGCCCTGAAGCACTGGCGCACCACAGTGGAACGGGTGGAGAAGTTCGTGTCGCCACTCTACTTTACCGACTGTAACCTCCGCGGCAG GCTTTTTGGGGCCAGCTGCCCTGTGGCTGCGCTCTCCAGCTTCCTGACGCCAGATAGGCTTCCCTACCAGGAGGCAGTCCAGCGGGACTTCCGCCCAGCACAGGTCGGCTGCAGCTTCGGACCCAC ATGGTGGACCTGCTGGTTCCGGGTGGAACTGACCATCCCAGAGGCATGGGTAGGCCAGGAAGTTCACCTTTGCTGGGAAAGTGATGGAGAAGGTCTGGTGTGGCGTGATGGGGAACCTGTCCAG GGTTTAACCAAAGAGGGTAAGAAGACCAGCTATGTCCTGACTGACAGGCTGGGGGAAAGAGACCCCCGAAG CCTCACCCTCTATGTGGAAGTAGCCTGCAATGGGCTCCTGGGGGCCGGGAAGGGAAGCATCATTGCAGCCCCTGATCCTGAGAAGATGTTCCAGCTGAGCCGGGCTGAGCTGGCTGTGTTCCACCGAGATGTCCACATGCTCCTGGTGGATCTGGAGCTGCTGCTGGGCATAGCCAAG GGCCTCGGGAAGGACAACCAGCGCAGCTTTCAGGCCCTGTACACAGCCAACCAGATGGTGAACGTCTGTGACCCTGCCCAGCCCGAGACCTTCCCAGTGGCCCAGGCCCTGGCCTCCAGGTTCTTTGGCCAACGTGGAGGTGAAAGCCAACACACCATTCATGCCACAGGGCACTGCCACATTGATACAG CCTGGCTTTGGCCCTTCAAAGAGACCATGAGGAAATGTGCCCGGAGCTGGGTGACCGCCCTGCAGCTCATGGAGCGAAACCCTGAGTTCATCTTTGCCTGCTCCCAG GCGCAGCAGCTGGAGTGGGTGAAGAACCGCTACCCTGGCCTGCACTCCCGCCTCCAGGAGTTTGCGCGCCGTGGGCAGTTTGTGCCTGTGGGGGGCACCTGGGTGGAGATG GATGGGAACCTGCCCAGTGGAGAGGCCATGGTGAGGCAGTTTTTGCAGGGCCAGAACTTCTTTCTGCAGGAGTTTGGGAAGATGTGCTCCGAG TTCTGGCTGCCGGACACCTTTGGCTACTCAGCACAGCTTCCCCAGATCATGCACGGCTGTGGCATCAGGCGCTTTCTCACCCAGAAATTGAGCTGGAATTTGGTGAATTCCTTCCCA CACCATACTTTTTTCTGGGAGGGGCTGGATGGCTCCCGCGTACTGGTCCACTTCCCACCTGGCGACTCCTATGGGATGCAGGGCAGCGTGGAGGAG GTGCTGAAGACTGTGGCCAACAACCGGGACAAGGGGCGGGCCAACCACAGTGCCTTCCTCTTTGGCtttggggatgggggtggtggtCCCACCCAGACCATGCTGGACCGCCTGAAGCGCCTGAGCAATACGGATGGGCTGCCCAG GGTGCAGCTATCTTCTCCAAGGCAGCTCTTCTCGGCACTGGAGAGTGACTCGGGGCAGCTGTGCACATGGGTTGGGGAGCTCTTCTTGGAGCTGCACAATGGCACATACACCACCCATGCCCAG ATCAAGAAGGGGAACCGAGAATGTGAGCGAATCCTGCACGATGTGGAGCTGCTCAGTAGCCTGGCCCTGGCCCGCAGTGCCCAGTTCCTATACCCAGCAGCCCAGCTGCAGCACCTCTGGAG GCTCCTGCTTCTGAACCAGTTCCATGATGTGGTGACTGGAAGCTGCATCCAGATAGTTGCAGAGGAAGCCATGTGCCACTACGAAG ACATCCGTTCCCATGGCAATACACTGCTCAGCACCGCAGCCGCAGCCCTGTGTGCTGGGGAGCCAGGTCCCGAGGGCCTCCTCATCGTCAACACGCTGCCCTGGAAGCGGACCGAAGTGATGGCCCTGCCCAAGCCGGGTGGGGCCCACAGCCTAG GCCTCACCCCCAGCCCTGGTGACGGTGCCCAGCATGGGCTATGCTCCTGTTCCTCCCCccacctcactgcagcccctgctgcCCCAGCAGCCTGTGTTCGTACTGCAAGAG gactTTTGGTGTGGGAAGCCCCTACAGACTCAGCCTCAAGGCCTCCTCCCACAAAGACTGATGGCTCCGTGACTCTGGACAATGGCATCATCCGAGTGAAGCTGGACCCGACTGGCCGCCTGACATCCTTGGTCCTGGTGGCCTCTGGCAGGTGCCAACTCCTTACTGCCCTTTCCCAGTGCCTGGCAAGGAGACCCCAGCCCGTTTCCTCTGTCCCCTGGCCGCAACACTGCCCACAGCAGCCCACCA CATCAATCCCATGTCCTTCCAGGGAGGCCATTGCTGAGGGTGCCGTGGGGAACCAGTTTGTGCTGTTTGATGATGTCCCCTTGTACTGGGATGCATGGGACGTCATGGACTACCACCTGGAGACACG GAAGCCTGTGCTGGGCCAGGCAGGGACCCTGGCAGTGGGCACCGAGGGTGGCCTGCGGGGCAGCGCCTGGTTCTTGCTGCAGATTAGCCCCAACAGTCGACTTAGCCAGGAGGTCGTGCTGGATGTTGGCTGCCCCTATGTCCGCTTCCACACCGAG GTACACTGGCATGAGGCCCACAAGTTCCTGAAGGTGGAGTTCCCTGCTCGCGTGCGGAGTTCCCAGGCTACCTATGAGATCCAGTTTGGGCACCTGCAGCGACCTACCCACTACAATACTTCTTGGGACTGGGCTCGATTTGAG GTGTGGGCCCACCGCTGGATGGATCTGTCAGAACACGGCTTTGGACTGGCCCTGCTCAACGACTGCAAGTATGGCGCATCAGTGCAAGGCAGCGTCCTCAGCCTCTCGCT CTTGCGGGCGCCTAAAGCCCCGGACGCTACTGCTGACATGGGGCGCCACGAGTTCACCTATGCGCTGATGCCCCACAAGG GCTCTTTCCAGGATGCTGGCGTTATCCAAGCTGCTTACAGCCTAAACTTCCCCCTATTGGCTctgccagcccccagcccagcgCCCGCCACCTCCTGGAGTGCCTTTTCCCTGTCTTCACCCGCGGTCGTACTGGAGACTGTCAAGCAG GCGGAGAGCAGCCCCCAGCGCCGCTCGCTGGTCCTGAGGCTGTATGAAGCCCATGGCAGCCACGTGGACTGCTGGCTGCACTTGTCGCTGCCGGTTCAGGAGGCCATCCT CTGCGACCTCTTGGAGCGACCAGACCCTGCTGGCCACTTGCCCCTTCGGGACAGCCGCCTGAAGCTCACCTTTTCTCCCTTCCAAGTGCTGTCCCTGTtgctcgtgcttcagcctccacCACACTGA